In the genome of Candida albicans SC5314 chromosome 6, complete sequence, the window GCATTAGTTATGTTTcgataatgatgataagatgattcaatttcattaaatttgttgttgttgtcatcatcatctacTTGTGGTGTCAATTTTGGTGTCAGTAATATagtcaataataaatccTGATTATTTAATGTTTGTTCATCTCTAATCGaattaatttgtttataatcTAATTGAacataatttttaattctttgtAAATAAACTTCATAACCAATCAAATTGGATTCTAATATCGACAATTCTTTATCAAACCCATTTAAATCTTCATTTAAAAGCATAATgaaaatcattgataacAAATTACGAGcaccattttttttagaatGATCATTTAATTCCAGCAGATTCCAAGAAAATGAAGGGATGttaactaataataaatcaacaattcgAGAAATGATTTTCATGGGGTTAgtatatttcaaaatccCATAAACTATATTATGAGGGAAAATACGATGgaattttttcactttattAAACCATTCACTTGAATTATCTTGACTTATAAATGTTTGATATATTGTCGCAGCAATTTCAACTTTACACCATTCATTAAATGtttttaataatggtgACATTTGTTTAATATCAGGGGTCGAACCTAATTCATAAAATATTTGGGTAATGGTTCCTGGattcataatcaattgacTTTTAAAAGATTCAAAATCTTTAGTTAACAGTAACATGATTTTAGtagtttgttgttgaaattcTATTTGAGTTTGTTTCATAAGTTCTTCATGTTCTTGTCTTTGATTATAATCTATAATATCATCTCTAGTGAGAGTGgttttatttgttgttaaAAATTCCGACAAGATCGTACAATGGGCAACTTCAGGGATTTTCATTAACGATTTCAAATATCCTCGTAATGATAATCTCATTTTCTCTcgaatcaatattttttcatttgaacAACTAGTGGTgtcttcttcctcttcatAGGCCAAAGAttctttatcattattgatttcCCAACCATTATCATGTTTATCTTTATGTGAAGGTAAATGTATTTCTGTAAAGAGACCAggaaattttttcttcaatttattatgtaaagttttaaaattttgatatGATTTAGCAATATAATAAGTATCCTGGTTGTcattttgtaattcaattataaataaatgataaaCTTTAATACGATTATAAAATGGGATCCAAGATGAAATGTTCGTTGGATTTTCATAAATCACTCTCACAGCAACTATATTCAAACCATTACTACCACTCTTACTATTATTTGATGTTATTATCTCCTTTTTATTATGAAATTTATCTAGTTTACCAGTATCTGATGGTTTATAATGAGTTTCCGtcaaataattaatttcttgatcCGTTATAATCACGGCattataaaacaataataatcctGATAAAAGTTTTTTATTAACTTGACGTCTTTTGgtgattttttcttcacGTTCTTCCAGATGACTTATTGGTTTAGTATTAAAACTTTCAATAAATGGTTGTAAAGTATTTTGCCAAAAatcttgttgatttttAGGGGAATTATTGGTAATAAATGGGAATGTagttaaaaattgtttgaaaaaaaatgataataatggtaatttAGAGCTTAGTTCATCGTTTTGGTTGTTCTTGTTGgaagaagatttaaatGGATATCCAAGTAATTGACAACAATTTGGTTCATTAAAATTGTGTAATtcttttgataattgttcttccaataaatatttcttaAGAAAATGTTCTTGAGTTGGAgtcaattgttttaataatgTGTCAATGTCATCATTTGATTGTGTGTTAATTTCCATGTTAAGGTGTTCTGTTAAATGGTGTTGGTGATGTTGGTGGTAATGGTTGTaagattgattgattattgCTGCTACTTTgcctttattttttttttttttttgcctgCTTTTGTTAATCAAATCTTGATTGCGCCGCAAGCAACAAACAATAAGCCAAGGAAAGTATATACTCCAGATCTACTATGAGTATGACACAGCTTATTAATGATCAAGTCTACAACTTCTACTACTAAACACGTTCTTAACAAATCAAACagtattcaattgttttaaaaaaCACTATacaaaattaatcaataaaaaacaACTAAAGCTAATTCTACTCAACTTTTTCTAAGACAATGGCAGTTCTAGTTGGAATATAAACTAAAAGGGAATTACTTCTATTATTCCAAGGTTCATTAAAAGTGAAATATTTAGTATTATGATCGAGTCTTCCATGACCACCTAAATCTTCTGAATCAGAATCCAATACTAATTTATAAGTCCCTGGTAATTCAACCCCAATTCtataatcaacaaatgattGAGTTggattgaaattgaaaatataaactGATTTacctttttcaaatactaAAACTTTATCACCTTCATGTTTTAAAGAAACATATTCCCCAGTATTGGTGATTTCTAGTTGtaacatttttttatcaaattgatataaatatttataacGAAGAAGatcatcattaattaaattgaattgacgACGAGCATAATGATAAGATTCTCCATTACCTTGACGAGGGAAATCCAACCATTCAGGATGACCAAATTCATTACCTTCAAAATTGAGATATCCATCACCACCAAGGGCAAAAGTGACTAAACGGATTAATTTATGAAGGGCAATACCTCTATCAATAATTGGTGTTAATGGGGATAATACTGACATATTGGTATACATTTCTTTATCCATTAACCAAAAGGCTAAAGTTTTATCTCCAACCAAAGCTTGATCATGAGATTCGCAATAAGCAATGACTTTTTCACCATATCTTCGATTGGTTAATGTATGAACAATATTACCAAGATCCCATTGTTCATCAGTTAAatgttttaaaattttaatcCACATATCAGGGATTGCCATTGATAATCTATAATTGAAACCAATTCCTCCATCAGATATTGGACGACATAATGTAGGCATCCCGGAAACGTCTTCCGCAATTGAagtcaaattgaaattttccGTGGTGGaaatttcattcattaattgatgagCTAACATAAGATAAACTATAGCTTCATTATCGACTCCATCACCAAAATATTCATGATATCCACCACTGAACCCAACAGATAATCCATGATGTTTATAAAGCATACTAGTAACCCCATCAAATCTAAAGCCatcaaattggaaaacatcaatataatatttcaaattagaTAATAAAAATCTTAAAGTTTCATAGTTTgtataattaaataatcGAGAATCCCATAAATCATGATTGCCTCTACTACCACcatgaaataaataatgatcAGTACCATTAAACATATTTAATCCATCGTCGACATTTTTCGAACTATGAGAATGGACCACATCTAATAATACTTGAATTCCCATTCCATGAGCGgtatcaatcaattcttttaattcatcaGGGGTACCATATCGAGATGAGATGGCGAAAAAACTCGTCACTTGATAACCAAATGATGCATAATAAGCATGTTCCATAATTGCCATTAATTGAATGGTATTATAACCAAGATCACGAATTATTGGCAAGACATTTTGAgtgaaatttttataaCTACCAATAGTTGGTTCCGGAGTAGAAATACCTACATGAGCTTCATAAATTTTAATACCACCTGCggcaatattttttttaggaCGAGgatttttaaattgataattatcTTCCCAAAAATGACCTTCATATAATGCATGTTGTTTAGCAAATGTAGCTCTATGAACCCATGGATCTAAACGATAAATCCATTCCCCGCcatttttggtggtggtggtggtggtggtcgTGGTCGTGGTTTTCATGgcaattttatatttactATCAATGGGGATACTACCTGGTTTAAGAGTCAATTCCCAAGTTccaaattcatttaatttccGTAATTTATGACTATCTTTATtccaattattaaaatctccaacaattgaaacttcatcaacatcaggaatatattgaatgatttgaatttcacCAGAAGGTAAAGTATGTACACCATATTTTTTATAACTATTagcaaaatcaattaatgaacCTTctgattcaattaattttttatgccatttttgaaattcaatttgtcGATTAATTAATGGTTGAGAAAATGGTTCTAACCATGGATCTAAGTCTAATACTCCttgaattaatgattttgacATGACTTAGTGTGAAGTtctaaaataaaatgtaATAAAAAGTCTAATCTATAGGAAGGTATAAcgattgaaaaataaatatcaattgaaaaggaaaaaggaaaaggaaaaagaaaataaggaagaattatatatttttcgGAATTTaagaattgttgattaaaGTTCTTActtacttcttcttctttggtggtggtggtggtttcAGGtacttgaaaaaaaaaaagaaaaaatgaataagGAGATTATTGTTCGTGGGGAGGGAGGRGGGGAGGGAAGGGGAAGAAGGAACGTCCTGCGTGGATGGGTGGGTGGGTGGTGCTACGTACGAACGAACGAACtacaattaatttaatttaatctAAATTTCTTGGggagaagaaagaaagaaagaaagaaagagggGGGCGGGAAAGGAGAGGGAGTGCAAAAGGGGCTAAAAAAATAGATACGTAGATGGAGGAATTTGAGCCGACCAAGTTCACTAAGCAAATAAAACTAACTCCCTCTTCAGGCGGgaattctaataataataataaatgctaaaattctttttactATATCTTTACTTGCTTTGTTTTTGTCTATAAAGCAACCTATTTCTGTTAAATTTAttgtaatttttgttgaattgaGGGAAAGAATGGAAGGAGGAAAGAAGAAGGGGGGTTTAAGCGAGATTAGAaacaaccaaccaaccaaccaaccagCAGTAATTATCCTTCTACTTCTTGTTTTAtcacaaaattgaaacttgTCCAACAAGAGTTTATGCACtaatataaatttaaacacacacacacaccaTTCTAATAGAtagtaacaacaacatcaacatcaccAGCCCACTTCTCTACTTTTCCATTATCCCTTATTTAAACATTCTCTTCTTATGCAGCTAATTAATTTTTCC includes:
- a CDS encoding uncharacterized protein (Putative protein of unknown function; mutation confers hypersensitivity to amphotericin B; overlaps orf19.5621), with translation MEINTQSNDDIDTLLKQLTPTQEHFLKKYLLEEQLSKELHNFNEPNCCQLLGYPFKSSSNKNNQNDELSSKLPLLSFFFKQFLTTFPFITNNSPKNQQDFWQNTLQPFIESFNTKPISHSEEREEKITKRRQVNKKLLSGLLLFYNAVIITDQEINYLTETHYKPSDTGKLDKFHNKKEIITSNNSKSGSNGLNIVAVRVIYENPTNISSWIPFYNRIKVYHLFIIELQNDNQDTYYIAKSYQNFKTLHNKLKKKFPGLFTEIHLPSHKDKHDNGWEINNDKESLAYEEEEDTTSCSNEKILIREKMRLSLRGYLKSLMKIPEVAHCTILSEFLTTNKTTLTRDDIIDYNQRQEHEELMKQTQIEFQQQTTKIMLSLTKDFESFKSQLIMNPGTITQIFYELGSTPDIKQMSPLLKTFNEWCKVEIAATIYQTFISQDNSSEWFNKVKKFHRIFPHNIVYGILKYTNPMKIISRIVDLLLVNIPSFSWNSSELNDHSKKNGARNLLSMIFIMLLNEDLNGFDKELSILESNLIGYEVYLQRIKNYVQLDYKQINSIRDEQTLNNQDLLLTILSTPKLTPQVDDDDNNNKFNEIESSYHHYRNITNAEKLEESELYLNLKQYWQIQIRKRDKDLFKQLWQEPELSELIKKFLIIFYQPLMTIFTKSDVHLAFRGLQKFIDDLIETVTKINNEEIYYLNSFEIFNKLKNLLDRHENVIWEFIHKIYIKDDQHLFLNLIKWIEKYLTMMRIKFINPEIVKINIHTPNSGGGGGGDGDNNLDKQLFMNQLNSRVQKIVTKRKLFKEYLEAKANLQQQDPNNNDIDGNWEDINNKIFGNTTSDEFGVKTDDLEEFNYLNAENDLLNDLSKQTDLERDLLNKLHQLDQTTPGTSELDKLDITQELYQVLNRISTFETSDGMTTNMNR
- the GLC3 gene encoding 1,4-alpha-glucan branching enzyme (Putative 1,4-glucan branching enzyme; fluconazole-induced; colony morphology-related gene regulation by Ssn6; stationary phase enriched protein): MSKSLIQGVLDLDPWLEPFSQPLINRQIEFQKWHKKLIESEGSLIDFANSYKKYGVHTLPSGEIQIIQYIPDVDEVSIVGDFNNWNKDSHKLRKLNEFGTWELTLKPGSIPIDSKYKIAMKTTTTTTTTTTTKNGGEWIYRLDPWVHRATFAKQHALYEGHFWEDNYQFKNPRPKKNIAAGGIKIYEAHVGISTPEPTIGSYKNFTQNVLPIIRDLGYNTIQLMAIMEHAYYASFGYQVTSFFAISSRYGTPDELKELIDTAHGMGIQVLLDVVHSHSSKNVDDGLNMFNGTDHYLFHGGSRGNHDLWDSRLFNYTNYETLRFLLSNLKYYIDVFQFDGFRFDGVTSMLYKHHGLSVGFSGGYHEYFGDGVDNEAIVYLMLAHQLMNEISTTENFNLTSIAEDVSGMPTLCRPISDGGIGFNYRLSMAIPDMWIKILKHLTDEQWDLGNIVHTLTNRRYGEKVIAYCESHDQALVGDKTLAFWLMDKEMYTNMSVLSPLTPIIDRGIALHKLIRLVTFALGGDGYLNFEGNEFGHPEWLDFPRQGNGESYHYARRQFNLINDDLLRYKYLYQFDKKMLQLEITNTGEYVSLKHEGDKVLVFEKGKSVYIFNFNPTQSFVDYRIGVELPGTYKLVLDSDSEDLGGHGRLDHNTKYFTFNEPWNNRSNSLLVYIPTRTAIVLEKVE